One window from the genome of Nicotiana tomentosiformis chromosome 5, ASM39032v3, whole genome shotgun sequence encodes:
- the LOC138892740 gene encoding uncharacterized protein, with product MHNATAANFLASEGLHGLIHKKEEITSAQDQLLAEQEQHVARLSELEANVVEAVVLEARLRQREQRVVTRSQEIRPLRVRFDEFRAKLVEVHNAILDAIEREAASAERVIKLEGALNSKIEELASMGAKYAQLEEKYRKTIEHNRLFSSTENLSAGVTQLKEELKRRAASLVVEKTYSMYSIRRKTLEEAKAGVIDFDTEIAKACELELAAKSGLPARSDARGPSGSSSEFSATEEALEANNAEGQTGENVKPLVGPSTSPGVAYTSLPPGSGDTAV from the exons aTGCACAATGCCACAGCG GCAaactttcttgcttccgagggccttcatGGGTTGATTCATAAAAAGGAAGAGATTACCTCCGCACAGGATCAACTTTTGGCAGAGCAGGAGCAACATGTCGCTCGCCTTTCAGAACTGGAAGCCAATGTTGTTGAGGCTGTTgtattggaggctcgtttgcgACAAAGAGAGCAAAGAGTGGTAACTCGTAGCCAAGAAATTAGACcgttgagggttagatttgacgaATTTAGGGCCAAATTGGTTGAAGTCCATAACGCCATTCTTGATGCAATCGAAcgcgaggctgcctccgctgaaagagtgatcaAATTAGAGGGAGCCTTGAACTCTAAAATTGAAGAGCTTGCTTCTATGGGGGCGAAATACGCCCAGCTGGAAGAGAAGtataggaaaactatcgagcataataggcttttTAGTTCAACT GAAAACCTTTCTGCCGgtgtaacccaactcaaagaagaacttaagcgtcgagcggcttccctcgttgttgagaaaACTTACTCTATGTACAGCataaggagaaaaaccttggaagaggccaaagctggtgtcattgattttgataccgaaattgctaaggcctgtgagcttgagttagctgctaaaagtggaCTCCCAGCGAGGTCTGATGCACGTGGTCCTTCTGGTTCCAGTTCCGAGTTCTCGGCAACTGAAGAAGCATTGGAGGCTAATAATGCTGAAGGCCAAACTGGTGAAAATGTTAAGCCATTGGTGGGTCCGTCTACTTCTCCCGGGGTTGCatacacttctcttcctcctggttctggagatactgcagtttag